One genomic window of Quercus robur chromosome 6, dhQueRobu3.1, whole genome shotgun sequence includes the following:
- the LOC126689334 gene encoding uncharacterized protein LOC126689334: MEVAMEVEDDSFFADLSKQISLLIMDDDEEDPVANCPSVSLQNFSPAIQPPTQLPQFLYHEQTCKRESKGTGVFIPQLSQPRRKHRQGRLASYNTKSQRQPDNTRMVSQVSSKYSFKPKKV; encoded by the exons ATGGAAGTGGCTATGGAAGTAGAAGATGATTCATTTTTTGCAGACTTAAGCAAGCAAATCTCTCTTTTAATCATGGATGACGACGAGGAAGACCCGGTTGCAAATTGTCCTTCAGTTTCTCTCCAG aatttttctCCAGCAATCCAACCACCTACACAATTACCTCAATTTCTTTATCATGAACAAACTTGCAAAAGAGAGAGCAAAGGAACTGGAGTTTTCATCCCCCAATTGTCACAGCCCAGAAGGAAGCACAGGCAAGGAAGACTTGCTTCTTACAACACAAAATCCCAGAGACAGCCTGATAATACTAGGATGGTTTCCCAAGTGTCTTCAAAGTATTCTTTTAAGCCAAAAAAAGTTTGA
- the LOC126689333 gene encoding NEDD8-activating enzyme E1 catalytic subunit isoform X1 has product MAETVVQPSRSRDLDKLLLRPGNIIGNNFDPGQELRDDLAEYVKVLVVGAGGLGCELLKDLALSGFKNLEVIDMDTIEVTNLNRQFLFRFEDVGKPKAEVAAKRVMERISGVNIKPHYCRIEEKDIDFYSDFSIIVLGLDSIEARSYINAVACSFLEYDSDDKPRDETMKPLVDGGTEGFKGHARVIIPGVTPCFECTIWLFPPQVKFPLCTLAETPRTAAHCIEYAHLIKWDEVHSGKTFDPDDPEHMKWIYNEAVKRAELFGIPGVTYSLTQGVVKNIIPAIASTNAIVSAACALEALKITTGCSKTLSNYLTYNGAEGLHTKVTEFVRDKDCLVCGPGVLIELETSVTLQKFIDLLEKHPDLLLSKASVTHQGSSLYMQAPPVLEEMTRSNLNLPLFDLMGKTSRGTIHVTGTTSKNDTKTSVLRKLRVFFKGVDGVTDMDMVGGA; this is encoded by the exons ATGGCGGAGACCGTGGTGCAACCAAGCCGATCGAGGGACCTCGACAAGCTCCTTCTCCGCCCCGGCAATATTATCGGCAATAACTTTGATCCTGGCCAAGAA TTGAGAGATGACCTTGCAGAATATGTAAAAGTGTTAGTGGTAGGAGCTGGTGGATTGGGATGTGAGTTGTTAAAGGACTTAGCTTTATCTGGTTTCAAAAATCTCGAGGTTATAGACATGGACACGATCGAGGTCACCAATCTCAATCGCCAATTTCTCTTTAG ATTTGAAGATGTTGGTAAGCCAAAAGCTGAAGTTGCTGCAAAGCGTGTCATGGAAAGAATTAGTGGCGTGAATATCAAGCCACATTATTGCCGGATTGAAGAAAAAGACATTGATTTTTATAGTGATTTTAGTATAATTGTTCTTGGTCTTGATTCAATTGAAGCTCGGAGCTACATCAATGCTGTAGCTTGTAGTTTTCTAG AGTATGACTCTGATGATAAACCCCGAGATGAAACAATGAAACCTTTGGTAGATGGTGGGACTGAAGGTTTCAAGGGCCATGCTAGGGTTATTATACCAGGGGTCACGCCATGCTTTGAGTGCACCATCTGGCTTTTCCCCCCTCAAGTAAAGTTCCCCTTATGCACCCTTGCTGAAACTCCTAGAACTGCTGCTCATTGTATTGAATATGCCCACCTAATCAAGTGGGATGAG GTTCATAGTGGAAAGACTTTTGATCCAGATGACCCAGAGCATATGAAGTGGATCTATAATGAG GCTGTCAAGAGAGCTGAGCTTTTCGGCATTCCAGGAGTCACATATTCTCTTACTCAG GGTGTTGTGAAGAACATTATTCCAGCTATTGCTTCCACTAATGCAATTGTATCAGCTGCATGTGCACTTGAAGCTTTGAAGATTACAACAGGATGCAGCAAAACTCTATCAAACTATTTAAC GTATAATGGGGCAGAAGGGCTTCACACTAAAGTAACTGAATTTGTAAGAGACAAGGACTGTCTCGTATGTGGCCCAGGTGTTCTTATTGAGCTGGAAACTTCGGTTACTCTGCAAAAG TTCATTGACCTACTCGAAAAGCATCCGGATCTGCTATTATCAAAAGCTAGTGTCACACACCAAGGGAGCAGTCTGTATATGCAGGCACCTCCAGTACTGGAAGAGATGACCCGATCAAACCTAAATCTTCCACTTTTTGACCTAATGGGTAAAACTTCAAGGGGTACAATCCACGTGACCGGTACAACCAGCAAGAATGACACGAAGACCTCTGTACTGAGAAAATTACGTGTTTTTTTTAAGGGAGTTGATGGGGTTACAGACATGGATATGGTTGGCGGGGCATAA
- the LOC126689333 gene encoding NEDD8-activating enzyme E1 catalytic subunit isoform X2, translating to MTPFVMGYLEDGGALGLSRFEDVGKPKAEVAAKRVMERISGVNIKPHYCRIEEKDIDFYSDFSIIVLGLDSIEARSYINAVACSFLEYDSDDKPRDETMKPLVDGGTEGFKGHARVIIPGVTPCFECTIWLFPPQVKFPLCTLAETPRTAAHCIEYAHLIKWDEVHSGKTFDPDDPEHMKWIYNEAVKRAELFGIPGVTYSLTQGVVKNIIPAIASTNAIVSAACALEALKITTGCSKTLSNYLTYNGAEGLHTKVTEFVRDKDCLVCGPGVLIELETSVTLQKFIDLLEKHPDLLLSKASVTHQGSSLYMQAPPVLEEMTRSNLNLPLFDLMGKTSRGTIHVTGTTSKNDTKTSVLRKLRVFFKGVDGVTDMDMVGGA from the exons ATGACACCCTTTGTCATGGGTTATTTAGAAGATGGTGGAGCACTTGGGCTAagtag ATTTGAAGATGTTGGTAAGCCAAAAGCTGAAGTTGCTGCAAAGCGTGTCATGGAAAGAATTAGTGGCGTGAATATCAAGCCACATTATTGCCGGATTGAAGAAAAAGACATTGATTTTTATAGTGATTTTAGTATAATTGTTCTTGGTCTTGATTCAATTGAAGCTCGGAGCTACATCAATGCTGTAGCTTGTAGTTTTCTAG AGTATGACTCTGATGATAAACCCCGAGATGAAACAATGAAACCTTTGGTAGATGGTGGGACTGAAGGTTTCAAGGGCCATGCTAGGGTTATTATACCAGGGGTCACGCCATGCTTTGAGTGCACCATCTGGCTTTTCCCCCCTCAAGTAAAGTTCCCCTTATGCACCCTTGCTGAAACTCCTAGAACTGCTGCTCATTGTATTGAATATGCCCACCTAATCAAGTGGGATGAG GTTCATAGTGGAAAGACTTTTGATCCAGATGACCCAGAGCATATGAAGTGGATCTATAATGAG GCTGTCAAGAGAGCTGAGCTTTTCGGCATTCCAGGAGTCACATATTCTCTTACTCAG GGTGTTGTGAAGAACATTATTCCAGCTATTGCTTCCACTAATGCAATTGTATCAGCTGCATGTGCACTTGAAGCTTTGAAGATTACAACAGGATGCAGCAAAACTCTATCAAACTATTTAAC GTATAATGGGGCAGAAGGGCTTCACACTAAAGTAACTGAATTTGTAAGAGACAAGGACTGTCTCGTATGTGGCCCAGGTGTTCTTATTGAGCTGGAAACTTCGGTTACTCTGCAAAAG TTCATTGACCTACTCGAAAAGCATCCGGATCTGCTATTATCAAAAGCTAGTGTCACACACCAAGGGAGCAGTCTGTATATGCAGGCACCTCCAGTACTGGAAGAGATGACCCGATCAAACCTAAATCTTCCACTTTTTGACCTAATGGGTAAAACTTCAAGGGGTACAATCCACGTGACCGGTACAACCAGCAAGAATGACACGAAGACCTCTGTACTGAGAAAATTACGTGTTTTTTTTAAGGGAGTTGATGGGGTTACAGACATGGATATGGTTGGCGGGGCATAA